In Gimesia benthica, a single window of DNA contains:
- a CDS encoding DUF1559 domain-containing protein: MSLSAPTVRKRGFTLIELLVVIAIIAILIALLLPAVQQAREAARRSQCKNNLKQIGLALHNYNETHRVFPPGFINDHGWLCNLFILPFMDQAPLYNKISPNRPMDLTNTTVLADVRTVLPAYLCPSSADPNPAQNADNRVSGVAIGLSNYLGFNGNGDYRCNSSAKPNGMFYHNSKTQIRDITDGLSNTFAFTERTTVNDAAGTNHIGSIWAGVTPCAATPNKFENIRYGLVQARVGWSMINGTGYQFGPSSLHEGGVHVLMADGAVRFASENMDASNNPGTISSATSTYFRLAVINDGQVIGEW, translated from the coding sequence ATGAGTCTATCTGCACCCACCGTCCGCAAACGCGGCTTCACCCTGATCGAACTGCTGGTGGTGATTGCCATCATCGCGATTCTGATCGCCCTCTTACTGCCCGCCGTCCAGCAGGCACGCGAAGCGGCCCGTCGCAGTCAGTGTAAAAACAATCTCAAGCAGATTGGCCTCGCGCTGCACAACTACAACGAAACACATCGTGTCTTCCCACCCGGATTCATTAACGATCACGGCTGGTTGTGCAACCTGTTTATCCTCCCTTTCATGGATCAGGCTCCTCTCTACAATAAAATCAGCCCCAACAGGCCCATGGATCTGACCAACACCACCGTACTCGCCGATGTGCGTACGGTTCTGCCCGCCTACCTCTGTCCGTCCAGCGCCGATCCCAACCCGGCTCAGAACGCAGACAACAGAGTGAGTGGCGTGGCCATCGGTCTGTCCAACTATCTCGGCTTCAACGGCAACGGCGACTATCGTTGTAACTCCTCCGCGAAGCCGAACGGTATGTTCTATCACAATAGTAAAACCCAGATCCGCGACATTACCGACGGTCTCTCCAACACGTTTGCGTTCACAGAAAGAACCACCGTGAACGACGCTGCCGGCACGAACCACATCGGTTCGATCTGGGCAGGAGTTACACCCTGTGCTGCGACTCCCAACAAATTCGAAAACATTCGTTACGGTCTGGTGCAGGCACGTGTCGGCTGGTCCATGATCAACGGAACCGGTTACCAGTTTGGTCCCAGCAGTCTGCATGAGGGGGGCGTGCATGTGCTCATGGCAGACGGTGCTGTTCGCTTCGCCAGCGAAAATATGGATGCTTCCAATAACCCAGGCACCATTTCCTCCGCAACCAGCACTTACTTCCGACTGGCCGTCATCAACGATGGTCAGGTCATCGGTGAATGGTAA
- a CDS encoding DUF456 domain-containing protein, protein MSFEWLTEWLPFTFYYLMALLLFLANFAAWASILFLIPGNWIMVFLSALFYLFMPEESGKGISLTVLVIAILLAGLGELVEALGSSAGAAKKGASRRAMILALLGTFLLSVMGATVATPVFPPVGTVVGAILGGAVGAYLGAYLGEAWKGNLDVDRMEISRAAFVGRLLGVVGKLAIGVVILVMLTIDSLI, encoded by the coding sequence ATGTCCTTTGAGTGGTTGACCGAGTGGCTGCCCTTCACGTTTTACTACCTGATGGCGCTGCTGCTGTTCCTGGCGAATTTCGCTGCCTGGGCCTCGATTCTGTTTCTGATTCCGGGCAACTGGATCATGGTCTTTCTCTCAGCGCTGTTTTACCTGTTCATGCCTGAGGAAAGCGGCAAGGGAATTTCGCTGACAGTACTGGTGATCGCAATTCTGCTGGCGGGGCTGGGAGAACTGGTTGAAGCGCTGGGCAGTTCTGCGGGGGCTGCGAAAAAAGGGGCCAGTCGGCGGGCGATGATTCTGGCGCTACTGGGCACGTTCCTGTTAAGCGTGATGGGCGCGACGGTGGCGACTCCCGTGTTTCCGCCTGTGGGCACGGTCGTGGGGGCAATTCTCGGCGGCGCCGTAGGTGCTTATCTGGGCGCTTACCTGGGAGAAGCCTGGAAAGGGAACCTGGATGTGGACCGCATGGAAATCAGCCGGGCCGCGTTTGTGGGGCGATTGCTGGGTGTGGTAGGTAAGCTGGCGATCGGTGTGGTGATCCTGGTTATGCTGACGATTGACTCGCTGATCTGA
- a CDS encoding 3-keto-disaccharide hydrolase, whose translation MNKYRSQSYFNVFTGLMAALVISSVLGSTTACSGDNNAASSDGWVDLFNGKDLTGWKIAEGGPFEVKDGVIVVTGKRSHLFTEEEFKNFEFKADVKTTPGSNSGIFFHTKFQEEGWPTQGYESQVNVSHKDPVKTGSLYNRVKLFKTPAKDNEWWTQHIIVKGRHVIVKINDETVIDYTEPEGATGSPSLGDKGSFAIQAHDPKSVVYYKNIKVKPLAD comes from the coding sequence ATGAACAAATACCGCTCGCAGTCTTACTTCAATGTCTTCACCGGTCTGATGGCAGCCCTGGTGATCTCCTCCGTTCTGGGCAGCACAACTGCCTGCTCCGGTGATAACAACGCAGCTTCCTCTGATGGCTGGGTTGACCTCTTCAACGGTAAAGATCTCACCGGCTGGAAGATTGCAGAAGGGGGCCCTTTTGAAGTCAAAGATGGCGTGATCGTCGTCACCGGGAAGCGTTCGCATCTCTTCACCGAAGAAGAGTTCAAGAACTTTGAATTCAAAGCAGACGTCAAAACCACCCCGGGCAGTAACTCCGGCATCTTCTTCCACACCAAATTCCAGGAAGAAGGCTGGCCGACTCAGGGGTACGAATCGCAGGTCAATGTGAGTCACAAAGACCCGGTCAAAACCGGCAGCCTCTACAACCGCGTCAAACTCTTTAAGACACCTGCCAAAGATAACGAATGGTGGACGCAGCACATTATCGTCAAAGGTCGTCACGTGATTGTCAAAATCAACGACGAAACCGTGATCGATTACACCGAACCCGAAGGAGCCACCGGATCACCCTCACTGGGAGACAAGGGAAGCTTCGCTATCCAGGCACACGATCCCAAGAGCGTGGTTTACTACAAGAACATCAAGGTGAAGCCACTGGCTGACTGA
- a CDS encoding transthyretin-like family protein: MYFLSTRSLRCTGLVFTVCTLLAGCSGTPEDQPDTASVKGLVVMEGEPIEGAVVTFAPEAGRPSTGITNSQGIFELAYNPTTKGAKIGKHTVRISTARYVENPDGTTTEMKEVIPAKYNESSSLTVEVKPGENDFPFKLDKE, encoded by the coding sequence ATGTATTTTTTATCTACGCGTTCGTTACGCTGCACGGGACTGGTTTTTACGGTATGCACTCTGCTGGCAGGTTGTTCCGGCACACCTGAGGATCAGCCTGATACCGCATCGGTGAAGGGTCTGGTGGTCATGGAAGGGGAACCGATCGAGGGAGCAGTCGTGACGTTTGCTCCTGAAGCGGGGCGGCCTTCGACGGGTATCACAAACAGCCAGGGGATCTTTGAACTGGCTTATAACCCGACAACCAAGGGAGCCAAGATCGGCAAGCATACGGTTCGCATCTCGACAGCACGCTACGTCGAAAATCCTGACGGAACCACGACCGAAATGAAAGAGGTCATTCCTGCCAAGTACAATGAGAGCTCTAGTCTGACGGTGGAAGTCAAACCCGGGGAAAACGATTTCCCCTTTAAGCTGGACAAGGAATGA
- a CDS encoding alpha/beta hydrolase, giving the protein MHRNRLTFIAILLTLTVVLNESASAQQPRRGAPRWVRENAEVHRNLEYAEVDGKPLLLDLYLPKDVKQPPLLVWIHGGGWRSGDKGRGGILVPLGLQNGYACASINYRLSGEATFPAQIHDCKAAIRWLRAHAKEYGYDASRIGVGGSSAGGHLVALLGTSGGDKQLEGTVGKHADQSSQVQAVLDMWGPTDFLQMDAHALPDARFKHNDPRSPESLLLGGPVLENKDKVAQANPITYIDKQDPPFLIIHGSKDPLVPVHQSQLLDAALKKAKVPVQLIVVKGAGHGGREFNTPETNDRIVKFLDQHVKQAPRQKAGN; this is encoded by the coding sequence ATGCACCGAAACCGCCTGACTTTCATCGCGATTCTACTTACCTTGACCGTCGTCCTGAACGAATCCGCTTCGGCCCAGCAGCCCCGCCGTGGTGCGCCTCGCTGGGTTCGCGAAAATGCGGAAGTGCATCGGAACCTGGAATACGCGGAAGTGGATGGGAAGCCTTTGTTGCTGGATTTGTATCTTCCGAAAGATGTCAAACAGCCTCCCCTGCTCGTCTGGATTCACGGCGGTGGCTGGCGAAGTGGCGACAAAGGCCGGGGTGGGATACTGGTTCCCCTGGGTCTGCAGAACGGCTATGCCTGTGCGAGCATCAATTACCGCCTGAGTGGCGAGGCAACATTCCCTGCGCAGATTCACGACTGTAAAGCCGCCATCCGCTGGCTGAGAGCCCATGCCAAAGAGTACGGATACGACGCGTCCCGCATCGGCGTAGGTGGATCATCCGCCGGCGGTCACCTGGTGGCCCTGCTGGGAACCAGTGGGGGTGACAAACAGCTGGAAGGGACCGTCGGCAAACATGCGGATCAATCGAGTCAGGTTCAGGCGGTGCTCGACATGTGGGGACCGACCGATTTTCTGCAGATGGATGCGCATGCCCTGCCCGACGCCCGCTTCAAACACAACGACCCCCGTTCGCCGGAATCTTTGCTGCTGGGCGGACCGGTGCTGGAGAACAAAGACAAAGTCGCACAGGCCAACCCGATCACCTACATCGACAAACAGGATCCCCCGTTCCTGATCATTCACGGTTCGAAAGACCCGCTGGTGCCCGTGCATCAGAGTCAGCTACTCGACGCCGCACTCAAAAAAGCGAAGGTGCCCGTGCAGTTGATCGTCGTCAAAGGCGCCGGACATGGTGGTCGGGAATTCAATACTCCTGAGACCAACGACCGCATCGTGAAGTTCCTCGATCAGCATGTGAAGCAGGCTCCCCGGCAGAAAGCCGGTAACTGA
- a CDS encoding vWA domain-containing protein produces the protein MAQARDYSAFFTSLIVHAVILVGMGLIHHQLTDSQPEVAIETIFDDERDQAEFEQVLETNLEVSENLSVTSGGMVSTNVGASTSTAVSSQKIETSESLKEPEIKINAGEITAPGDDILGEDLGVGEVTGEVGAVVEGYGTAMSRISKELIRIMREEKILVVWLFDESGSMKDDQKEISENFNKIYSELGIAAKQEKKTRERDQTLLTAILSYGATVHVHTPKPTVDVKEVQDAIGKIPIDETGLENMCQTVAATIDKYSTMARKTDRRLCIVCVTDESGDDGAAVEEVITRAKRMKSPIYILGRESVFGYPYARQLWRDPVYNLPHWIQINRGPETAFPESLQYDGLHGRWDSFSAGFGPYEQVRIARETGGIFFVLPGKEQRLAGAGSNQERQFRFQDMKEYQPLLLSRRDYDASRSASKFRSSIWKVIVTLNPHLDKQLNIKELYYPLQKKEFYEAGSKEVPKAIRAMGLLQKAVDILEDIEPLRAQEKSSRWRAAYDLTLAQCLAYRVRLFQYCLAMDSHAKNMPAPKDQKSNTWNVRRGKKLLPPDPVQVKLTKVSPEELDKQLKKSESQYKFVIKEHPGTPWAQRAQYELNQGFGMYFEEHFRDPRYDKVGKEIKVPKL, from the coding sequence ATGGCTCAAGCGCGAGACTATTCAGCCTTTTTTACGTCTTTGATCGTTCACGCTGTGATTCTGGTCGGCATGGGACTGATTCATCATCAGCTCACCGACAGTCAGCCCGAAGTCGCCATCGAAACCATCTTCGATGACGAACGCGATCAGGCGGAATTCGAACAGGTTCTGGAAACCAATCTTGAAGTCTCTGAAAATCTGAGTGTGACCTCCGGTGGCATGGTCTCGACGAACGTCGGTGCCTCAACGTCAACCGCCGTCTCCTCTCAGAAAATTGAAACCTCCGAGAGTCTCAAAGAGCCGGAAATCAAAATCAACGCCGGCGAAATCACAGCCCCCGGCGATGACATCCTGGGCGAAGACCTCGGCGTCGGTGAAGTCACCGGTGAAGTCGGTGCTGTCGTCGAAGGTTATGGCACCGCCATGAGTCGTATCTCCAAAGAGCTGATCCGCATCATGCGGGAAGAAAAAATTCTGGTGGTCTGGCTCTTCGATGAATCGGGCAGTATGAAAGACGACCAGAAAGAAATCTCTGAGAACTTCAATAAGATCTACAGCGAGCTGGGTATCGCCGCCAAACAGGAAAAGAAAACCCGCGAACGGGACCAGACCCTGCTGACGGCCATTCTCAGTTACGGGGCCACCGTGCATGTGCATACCCCTAAACCTACCGTGGACGTCAAAGAAGTTCAGGACGCCATCGGCAAAATTCCCATCGATGAAACCGGTCTGGAAAACATGTGCCAGACCGTCGCGGCCACGATCGACAAATACAGTACCATGGCCCGTAAAACCGACCGCCGTCTCTGTATCGTCTGTGTGACCGACGAGTCCGGCGATGACGGTGCCGCCGTTGAAGAAGTCATCACCCGTGCCAAACGGATGAAGTCTCCCATCTACATCCTGGGACGTGAATCGGTCTTCGGCTATCCCTATGCCCGTCAGCTCTGGCGCGATCCGGTTTACAATCTGCCGCACTGGATTCAAATCAATCGGGGACCGGAAACCGCGTTCCCCGAGTCCCTGCAATACGACGGTCTGCACGGTCGCTGGGATTCCTTCTCAGCCGGGTTCGGACCTTACGAACAGGTTCGTATCGCCCGTGAAACCGGCGGTATCTTCTTTGTTCTGCCCGGTAAAGAACAGCGTCTGGCTGGTGCCGGCAGCAACCAGGAGCGGCAGTTCCGCTTCCAGGATATGAAAGAGTATCAGCCTCTGTTGCTCTCGCGGCGCGATTACGATGCCTCGCGCTCAGCCAGTAAGTTCCGTTCTTCCATCTGGAAGGTGATCGTCACGCTGAATCCACACCTGGATAAGCAGTTGAATATCAAGGAACTTTACTATCCACTGCAGAAGAAAGAATTTTACGAAGCCGGCAGTAAGGAAGTTCCCAAGGCCATCCGTGCCATGGGTCTCCTGCAGAAAGCTGTCGACATTCTGGAAGACATCGAACCGCTGCGGGCTCAGGAAAAATCCTCCCGCTGGCGTGCTGCTTACGACCTGACACTGGCGCAGTGTCTGGCCTACCGCGTTCGTCTGTTCCAGTACTGCCTGGCCATGGACTCGCATGCCAAAAACATGCCTGCTCCCAAGGATCAGAAGAGCAACACCTGGAATGTGAGACGTGGTAAAAAGTTATTGCCCCCCGATCCGGTTCAGGTCAAACTTACCAAGGTCAGCCCGGAAGAGCTGGATAAGCAGCTGAAGAAATCGGAAAGCCAGTATAAGTTCGTAATCAAAGAGCATCCCGGTACCCCCTGGGCACAACGGGCGCAATACGAACTCAATCAGGGGTTCGGCATGTATTTCGAAGAACACTTCCGTGATCCACGCTACGACAAAGTCGGTAAGGAAATCAAAGTTCCTAAGCTGTAA
- a CDS encoding sugar phosphate isomerase/epimerase family protein, which translates to MKPGFNTNGLAFHRWDDALRLIAETGYTSAAITVDHYTLNPFAPELSRQIAAMQQLLQECQLSTVIETGARFLLDPRVKHEPTLVSPSPEERDRRIDFLKRCVDLAAALQSDAVSFWAGQLKADLPRVEALNRLAAGCQEVIDYAADKEVRLAFEPEPGMLIETLADFEELLTLVDHPCFGLTVDIGHLQCMGELPISEYLKPWRERIFNIHIEDMRQGVHDHLRFGEGEIDFEDVFAGLRQIDYQGGLHVELSRHSHMAPDVLRESFAFLQQHLQTG; encoded by the coding sequence GTGAAACCGGGATTTAACACCAACGGTCTGGCCTTCCATCGCTGGGATGATGCCCTCCGCCTGATTGCCGAGACCGGTTATACCTCCGCAGCGATCACCGTCGATCATTACACGCTCAATCCGTTTGCTCCCGAACTGTCCCGGCAGATCGCAGCGATGCAGCAGCTGCTGCAGGAATGTCAGCTCTCCACTGTCATCGAAACCGGTGCCCGCTTCCTGCTGGATCCCCGCGTCAAACACGAGCCGACACTCGTCAGTCCGTCTCCGGAAGAGCGGGACCGCCGCATCGACTTTCTCAAACGCTGTGTCGATCTGGCCGCCGCTCTGCAGTCTGACGCCGTCTCATTCTGGGCCGGTCAGTTGAAAGCAGACCTGCCCCGCGTCGAAGCACTCAACAGGTTAGCCGCCGGCTGTCAGGAGGTCATCGACTACGCTGCTGACAAAGAGGTCCGTCTGGCTTTCGAACCGGAGCCGGGTATGCTCATCGAGACGCTGGCTGATTTCGAGGAACTGCTCACGCTCGTTGACCATCCCTGCTTTGGACTGACTGTCGACATCGGTCATCTGCAATGCATGGGAGAGCTGCCCATCAGTGAATATCTCAAACCCTGGCGTGAGCGCATCTTTAACATCCACATCGAAGACATGCGACAGGGCGTGCACGATCACCTACGCTTCGGAGAAGGGGAGATCGACTTCGAAGACGTATTCGCCGGCCTCAGACAGATTGACTATCAGGGAGGACTGCACGTCGAACTCAGCCGCCACAGTCACATGGCCCCTGATGTACTGCGCGAGTCTTTTGCCTTCCTCCAGCAGCATCTGCAGACAGGTTGA
- a CDS encoding HEAT repeat domain-containing protein, with the protein MASSITKTFDLLAQSRNSHAINALILALDVEDELIQEQAVFALLQQQSARGLVEVIRRYATHSPSVRKLLETHTKALDAAIRQCLLHGNRELQYCGLEFVRVNHDFRQIPALIDLFENKRLVNHQPDLATQTLRHLIGLLYEHFLDRSVDSAYSRSFLKNAKEIRREILSSLMKASENLPEFDRPEEIMESLLILGNVDDAAIRKILWHSDPETRRLAEEVLHESKHVGVMQLICDFTGVSYPNTKALEALANREDPEFIAHLLRWLPEHPSELQQTNFRQIGKLAWLEADHQDFTRIPPVLQTSVIRLISLLDLDLPSKKQAQRWMLQYGTPAAKEAAISILRNPDRAEVAEMVLENLDSEDPVQQAWATCQLRAQHVPDAMNLLVEKIDSPIEEVREAARRELASFDVDFVLEHFEEFSPQVCPSVGRLLLKLDPRCLIDLSRAMAHPLKKRRIQAARCAQVLQLHGEVIPALKALTEDSDELVRRTSAEILGTLSTPEARQALLHLVSDEKTRVREVAIKALRVPEKSKEVPADQSATEKGE; encoded by the coding sequence ATGGCCTCCTCAATTACTAAAACCTTTGACTTGTTGGCGCAGAGCAGAAATTCGCATGCGATCAACGCCTTGATCCTGGCACTCGACGTCGAAGACGAGTTGATCCAGGAACAGGCTGTCTTTGCGCTGCTCCAGCAGCAGAGTGCCCGTGGTCTGGTCGAAGTCATCCGGCGGTACGCTACTCACTCGCCGTCTGTCCGCAAGCTTTTGGAAACACATACCAAAGCCCTTGATGCCGCCATCCGTCAATGTCTGCTGCACGGCAACCGGGAGCTGCAGTACTGTGGCCTGGAGTTCGTCCGTGTGAACCACGATTTCAGGCAGATCCCCGCGCTGATCGATCTGTTTGAAAACAAGCGGTTGGTCAACCATCAACCCGACCTGGCCACGCAGACGCTCCGCCATCTGATCGGTCTGTTGTACGAGCATTTTCTCGATCGCTCCGTCGACTCCGCTTACTCCCGTTCGTTTCTGAAGAACGCCAAAGAGATCCGCCGCGAGATCCTCAGTTCGCTGATGAAAGCCTCCGAAAATCTCCCCGAATTCGATCGTCCCGAAGAGATCATGGAGAGCCTGCTGATCCTCGGCAATGTCGATGACGCCGCCATTCGTAAGATTCTCTGGCACTCCGATCCGGAGACGCGACGACTGGCAGAAGAAGTCCTCCACGAGAGCAAGCACGTCGGCGTGATGCAGCTTATCTGTGATTTCACCGGCGTAAGCTATCCCAACACTAAAGCCCTGGAGGCACTCGCGAATCGCGAAGATCCCGAGTTCATCGCACACCTGCTCCGCTGGCTGCCCGAACATCCGTCGGAACTGCAGCAGACCAACTTCCGACAGATCGGCAAGCTGGCCTGGCTCGAAGCCGATCACCAGGACTTCACTCGCATTCCGCCTGTGTTACAGACCAGCGTCATTCGGTTGATCAGTCTGCTCGACCTGGATCTGCCCAGTAAGAAGCAGGCACAGCGCTGGATGCTGCAGTATGGAACCCCGGCCGCCAAGGAAGCCGCGATCTCGATTCTCCGTAATCCCGACCGCGCCGAGGTTGCTGAAATGGTTCTGGAAAACCTCGACTCCGAAGATCCGGTGCAACAGGCCTGGGCGACCTGCCAGCTCCGTGCGCAGCATGTCCCGGATGCCATGAATCTGCTGGTCGAAAAAATCGACAGCCCCATCGAAGAAGTTCGGGAAGCCGCCCGCCGCGAACTCGCGAGTTTCGACGTCGATTTTGTGCTGGAACACTTTGAAGAATTCAGTCCCCAGGTCTGTCCCTCTGTCGGCAGACTGTTGCTCAAACTCGATCCCCGTTGTCTGATCGATTTGAGTCGGGCCATGGCACATCCGTTGAAGAAACGCCGGATTCAGGCTGCCCGCTGTGCACAGGTCTTACAGTTGCACGGAGAAGTGATTCCCGCTCTGAAAGCCCTCACCGAAGATTCGGATGAACTGGTCCGCCGTACCAGTGCCGAGATCCTGGGCACGCTTTCCACCCCCGAAGCCCGACAGGCGCTGCTGCACCTGGTAAGTGATGAGAAAACACGTGTCCGCGAAGTCGCCATCAAAGCCCTCCGGGTTCCGGAAAAGTCAAAAGAAGTACCCGCTGACCAATCAGCAACTGAGAAGGGAGAGTAA
- a CDS encoding vWA domain-containing protein: MSIANSTRDVHVEEIVDVEQRNWLNMKEVPAWFISLGVHLLILFVLASITRITLLDSEHAIISSIEELDDNVFKLDPTIQDVVGSSGDTEILAPSMAAAPVSAKEQQEALKDQLENDIETPEPVFDDNLTQPAQEELTAAVEVTGETDRPGGVAGAIDRLTLEIAAAVKEKKLLVVWLFDVSPSVSKRRNEIADRFENVYKQLGILEAAENEASLKTAVAAFGSTTQFVTKDPVSDVKEVVSQIRSIKEDTSGDENVFAAVNQVSKRWLSYKRSSRRNMMVIVVTDEAGTDAVQNLEETILLTKRNGIKCYVVGNASPFGQQEVITQFEIEPGVEVPAVSESGPETVLPERIKLPFWGQSDYDIRQISSGYGPYALTRLCAETNGIYFITEDTTPNFDAADMRDYHPDYISIRDYERMLTQNMAKQALVRTAAATRLSDRRLPQPTLEFPANNDNVLRQAITEAQKPVSQLSYGLNELQVMLEQGLKDRKKITEPRWRANYDLALGRVLANQARAHGYNTILAEMKSNPKVFETKGNNAWRLVAAKDARSSPTVRKLEKQAMELLNGVIDEHPGTPWSYLAAKELEKPLGWKWQEMKMNLDNSGNRVRTPNPRFEEEQRKRREALKKRGITGNKPLKI, translated from the coding sequence GTGAGTATTGCCAATTCCACCAGAGACGTTCATGTCGAAGAAATTGTGGACGTCGAACAACGCAACTGGCTCAACATGAAGGAAGTTCCCGCCTGGTTTATCAGTCTCGGGGTCCACCTGCTGATTCTGTTTGTCCTGGCAAGCATCACCCGCATTACGCTCCTCGATTCGGAACATGCGATTATCTCGTCCATCGAAGAACTGGACGACAATGTTTTCAAACTTGATCCCACCATCCAGGATGTCGTCGGTTCGTCCGGCGATACCGAGATTCTGGCCCCCTCCATGGCGGCCGCTCCTGTTTCAGCTAAAGAGCAGCAGGAAGCACTCAAGGATCAGCTGGAAAATGATATTGAAACTCCCGAACCGGTCTTTGATGACAACCTGACTCAGCCCGCTCAGGAAGAACTGACGGCTGCCGTAGAGGTCACCGGCGAAACCGACCGTCCGGGCGGAGTAGCAGGTGCCATCGATCGTCTGACCCTCGAAATCGCTGCCGCTGTCAAAGAGAAAAAACTGCTGGTGGTCTGGCTGTTCGACGTCTCTCCTTCAGTCAGCAAACGCCGTAACGAAATCGCCGATCGTTTTGAAAACGTCTACAAACAGTTGGGTATCCTTGAAGCTGCCGAAAATGAAGCCTCACTCAAAACCGCTGTGGCTGCCTTCGGTTCAACAACACAGTTCGTGACCAAAGATCCGGTCAGCGATGTCAAAGAAGTCGTTTCCCAGATCCGTTCGATCAAAGAAGATACATCCGGCGATGAAAACGTCTTCGCCGCTGTGAACCAGGTTTCCAAACGCTGGTTGTCTTACAAACGCTCCAGCCGTCGCAACATGATGGTCATCGTGGTAACCGATGAAGCAGGCACCGATGCCGTTCAGAACCTGGAAGAAACCATTCTGCTTACCAAGCGTAACGGCATTAAATGCTACGTCGTGGGGAACGCATCCCCCTTTGGTCAGCAGGAAGTCATCACCCAGTTCGAAATTGAGCCGGGTGTCGAAGTACCTGCCGTCTCCGAATCCGGTCCGGAAACTGTATTGCCCGAACGCATCAAACTGCCGTTCTGGGGCCAGTCCGATTACGACATTCGCCAGATCAGTTCGGGCTACGGTCCTTATGCTCTGACGCGGCTTTGTGCGGAAACCAACGGGATCTACTTCATCACCGAAGATACCACTCCCAACTTTGACGCTGCCGATATGCGGGACTACCATCCCGATTATATCTCCATTCGCGATTACGAGCGAATGCTCACACAAAACATGGCTAAGCAGGCGCTCGTCCGAACAGCCGCAGCAACTCGACTTTCTGACCGTCGACTGCCGCAGCCCACCCTGGAATTTCCTGCCAATAATGATAACGTTCTCAGGCAGGCGATTACTGAAGCCCAGAAGCCGGTCTCGCAGCTCAGCTACGGCTTGAATGAACTGCAGGTCATGCTGGAACAGGGACTCAAAGATCGTAAGAAAATCACAGAACCCCGCTGGCGTGCCAACTACGATCTGGCATTGGGACGCGTCCTGGCCAACCAGGCACGTGCTCACGGATACAACACGATCCTGGCCGAAATGAAAAGTAATCCCAAGGTCTTCGAGACAAAAGGCAACAACGCCTGGAGACTGGTGGCCGCCAAAGACGCACGTTCCAGCCCAACTGTCCGGAAACTGGAAAAGCAGGCCATGGAACTCCTGAATGGCGTGATTGACGAACATCCTGGAACTCCCTGGTCCTACCTGGCTGCCAAAGAACTGGAAAAACCGCTGGGCTGGAAGTGGCAGGAAATGAAGATGAACCTCGACAACAGCGGTAACCGGGTCCGAACACCGAACCCACGTTTTGAAGAAGAACAGCGTAAGAGAAGAGAAGCGCTGAAGAAACGCGGTATCACCGGAAACAAACCGCTGAAGATCTGA
- a CDS encoding DUF1559 domain-containing protein has protein sequence MQVSTTRRRAFTLIELLVVIAIIAILIALLLPAVQQAREAARRSQCKNNMKQLGLAFHNYHDNFTMFPTGYFHSSGYLTGWAARILPYIDQAPRYNQMTALGELTQLMPYRFTTAPHNGDNNLFTDPIAVFCCPSSEIGERATDYSTGWGGNPGNDGSLHYRGNGGSVDVGFVNGSNSSRHYGTSGVLYPGCKTRMRDITDGTTNTFLLGELSSYIGWSGSKGGWDDIAPWTWATYYYGSAGYLMIDTKLMQYPIGSGSHSQYGVGWRSQHVGGAHMLLCDGSVRFLSESTSLDLLKGLSTRATGEVIGEF, from the coding sequence ATGCAAGTATCCACAACCCGCAGGCGTGCTTTCACGCTCATTGAACTTTTGGTCGTCATCGCCATCATTGCGATTTTGATTGCCCTGTTACTGCCCGCTGTCCAGCAGGCCCGTGAAGCCGCCCGGCGATCCCAGTGTAAAAACAATATGAAACAGCTGGGACTGGCCTTTCATAACTACCACGACAACTTCACCATGTTCCCCACGGGGTACTTCCATAGCTCAGGCTATCTGACCGGCTGGGCTGCTCGTATTCTACCCTATATCGATCAGGCGCCCCGCTACAACCAGATGACCGCACTGGGAGAGCTGACGCAACTGATGCCTTACCGGTTTACCACTGCACCTCACAATGGTGACAATAACCTGTTTACCGATCCGATCGCGGTCTTCTGCTGTCCCTCTTCGGAAATTGGTGAACGGGCTACCGACTACTCAACCGGCTGGGGGGGGAACCCCGGGAATGACGGCTCGCTGCACTACCGCGGCAATGGCGGTTCCGTCGATGTCGGCTTCGTCAACGGTTCCAATTCGAGTCGGCACTATGGAACATCAGGGGTCCTCTATCCCGGTTGTAAAACCCGGATGCGCGACATTACCGACGGGACCACCAACACCTTCCTGCTGGGCGAGCTGTCCAGCTACATCGGCTGGAGTGGTTCCAAGGGAGGCTGGGATGACATTGCACCCTGGACCTGGGCTACCTACTACTACGGTTCTGCCGGTTATCTGATGATCGACACCAAGCTGATGCAGTATCCCATCGGTTCGGGAAGTCACAGTCAGTATGGTGTCGGCTGGCGCAGTCAGCACGTCGGCGGCGCGCACATGCTGCTCTGTGATGGCAGTGTCCGTTTCCTGTCTGAAAGCACCAGTCTGGATCTGTTGAAAGGCCTTTCCACCCGTGCCACCGGCGAAGTGATCGGCGAGTTTTAA